From Streptomyces sp. NBC_00775, one genomic window encodes:
- a CDS encoding bifunctional nuclease family protein encodes MNELDVVGVRVEMPSNQPIVLLREVGGDRYLPIWIGPGEATAIAFAQQGMAPARPLTHDLFKDVLEAVGQELTEVRITDLREGVFYAELVFASGIEVSARPSDAIALALRTGTPIYGSDGVLDDAGIAIPDEQEDEVEKFREFLDQISPEDFGTNSQ; translated from the coding sequence GTGAACGAGCTCGATGTCGTAGGTGTCCGGGTCGAAATGCCCTCCAACCAACCGATCGTGCTTCTGCGTGAAGTGGGAGGCGACCGCTACCTCCCCATCTGGATCGGACCGGGGGAGGCGACGGCGATCGCCTTCGCCCAGCAGGGCATGGCCCCCGCACGACCGCTGACCCACGACCTGTTCAAGGACGTGCTGGAGGCCGTCGGTCAGGAGCTCACCGAAGTGCGCATCACGGACCTGCGTGAGGGTGTCTTCTACGCGGAACTGGTGTTCGCCAGCGGGATCGAGGTGAGTGCGCGGCCCTCCGACGCCATAGCGCTGGCCCTGCGCACCGGCACGCCGATCTACGGCAGCGACGGAGTCCTCGACGACGCCGGCATCGCGATCCCGGACGAGCAGGAGGACGAGGTGGAGAAGTTCCGCGAGTTCCTCGACCAGATCTCGCCCGAGGACTTCGGTACCAACAGCCAGTGA
- a CDS encoding small basic family protein, with protein MIAVLGLVVGVVAGLLVRPEVPAVVEPYLPIAVVAALDAVFGGLRAMLDGIFDDKVFVVSFLSNVVVAALIVFLGDKLGVGAQLSTGVVVVLGIRIFSNAAAIRRHVFRA; from the coding sequence GTGATCGCCGTACTGGGCCTCGTCGTGGGAGTCGTGGCTGGATTGTTGGTCCGGCCCGAGGTTCCAGCGGTCGTCGAGCCTTATCTCCCGATCGCCGTCGTGGCGGCGCTCGACGCCGTGTTCGGAGGGCTGCGCGCGATGCTCGACGGCATCTTCGACGACAAGGTCTTCGTGGTGTCGTTCCTGTCGAACGTGGTCGTGGCCGCGCTGATCGTCTTCCTGGGCGACAAGTTGGGCGTGGGCGCCCAGCTCTCCACGGGCGTAGTGGTCGTGCTCGGCATCCGCATCTTCTCCAACGCCGCGGCGATCCGCCGTCACGTGTTCCGGGCGTGA
- a CDS encoding mannose-1-phosphate guanyltransferase, producing the protein MKAVVMAGGEGTRLRPMTSSMPKPLLPVVNRPIMEHVLRLLKRHGLNETVVTVQFLASLVKNYFGDGEELGMELTYANEEKPLGTAGSVKNAEEALKDDTFLVISGDALTDFDLTDLINFHKEKGALVTVCLTRVPNPLEFGITIVDEEGKVERFLEKPTWGQVFSDTVNTGIYVMEPEVFDYVEADVSVDWSGDVFPQLMKEGKPIYGYVAEGYWEDVGTHESYVKAQADVLEGKVDVEIDGFEISPGVWVAEGAEVHPDAILRGPLYIGDYAKVEAGAEIREHTVVGSNVVVKSGAFLHRAVVHDNVYIGQHSNLRGCVVGKNTDIMRAARIEDGAVIGDECLVGEESIIQGNVRVYPFKTIEAGAFVNTSVIWESRGQAHLFGARGVSGILNVEITPELAVRLAGAYATTLKKGSTVTTARDHSRGARALKRAVISALQASAIEVRDLENVPLPVARQQTARGSAGGIMIRTTPGVPDSVDIMFFDGQGADLSQGGQRKLDRVFARQEYRRAFPGEIGDLHFPASVFDSYTGSLLRNVDTTGIAESGLKVVVDASNGSAGLVLPSLLGKLGVDSLTINPGLDESRPTETADTRRAGLVRLGEIVASARAAFGVRFDPVGERLSLVDEKGRIVEDDRALLVMLDLVAAERRSGRVALPVTTTRIAEQVAAYHGTQVEWTTTSPDDLTRVGRDESTIFGGDGRGGFIIPEFSGVFDGAAAFVRLIGLVARTQLTLSQIDARIPRAHVLKRDLATPWAVKGLVMRRVVEEAGDRFVDTTDGVRVVETDGRWVMVLPDPAEAVTHLWAEGPDDASAEALLDEWAAVVDSAGR; encoded by the coding sequence ATGAAGGCCGTCGTGATGGCCGGAGGCGAAGGCACACGCCTTCGTCCCATGACCTCAAGCATGCCCAAGCCGCTCCTGCCCGTGGTCAACCGCCCGATCATGGAGCACGTGCTCAGGCTGCTCAAAAGGCATGGGCTCAACGAGACCGTCGTTACTGTCCAGTTCTTGGCATCGCTGGTCAAGAACTACTTCGGTGATGGCGAGGAGCTCGGGATGGAGCTCACCTATGCCAATGAGGAGAAGCCACTCGGTACTGCTGGGAGTGTCAAGAACGCCGAGGAGGCGTTGAAGGACGACACCTTCCTTGTGATCTCCGGTGATGCCCTGACCGACTTCGATCTCACCGACCTCATCAATTTCCACAAGGAAAAAGGCGCGCTGGTCACCGTCTGCCTGACGCGCGTACCGAACCCTCTCGAATTCGGTATCACCATCGTGGACGAAGAGGGCAAGGTCGAGCGCTTCCTGGAGAAGCCGACCTGGGGCCAGGTCTTCTCGGACACGGTGAACACGGGTATCTACGTCATGGAACCCGAAGTCTTCGACTACGTCGAAGCCGATGTCTCCGTCGACTGGTCCGGCGATGTCTTCCCTCAGCTGATGAAGGAGGGCAAGCCGATCTATGGCTATGTCGCCGAGGGCTACTGGGAGGACGTCGGCACCCATGAGAGCTATGTGAAGGCGCAGGCCGACGTCCTGGAGGGCAAGGTCGACGTCGAGATTGACGGCTTCGAGATCTCCCCGGGCGTATGGGTCGCCGAGGGCGCCGAAGTCCATCCCGACGCCATACTGCGTGGGCCTCTTTACATCGGGGACTACGCCAAGGTCGAGGCGGGCGCCGAAATCCGGGAGCACACCGTCGTCGGCTCCAACGTCGTCGTCAAGAGTGGCGCATTCCTGCACAGGGCCGTCGTACATGACAACGTGTACATCGGCCAGCACAGCAATCTGCGTGGCTGCGTCGTCGGGAAGAACACCGACATCATGCGGGCAGCCCGCATCGAGGACGGCGCCGTCATCGGCGATGAATGCCTCGTCGGCGAAGAATCGATCATCCAGGGCAACGTACGCGTCTACCCGTTCAAGACCATTGAGGCCGGCGCCTTCGTCAACACCTCGGTGATCTGGGAGTCGAGGGGCCAGGCGCATCTCTTCGGCGCCCGTGGCGTGTCCGGGATCCTGAACGTGGAGATCACCCCGGAACTCGCCGTGCGCCTCGCGGGGGCGTACGCGACGACGCTCAAGAAGGGCTCCACCGTCACCACGGCCCGCGACCACTCCCGAGGCGCTCGTGCGCTGAAACGGGCGGTCATCTCGGCGCTGCAGGCCAGCGCCATTGAGGTACGCGACCTGGAGAACGTACCGCTGCCGGTGGCCCGGCAGCAGACCGCCAGGGGCAGTGCGGGCGGGATCATGATCAGGACGACGCCCGGTGTGCCGGACTCCGTCGACATCATGTTCTTCGACGGGCAGGGCGCCGATCTGTCGCAGGGAGGGCAGCGGAAGCTCGACCGGGTGTTCGCGCGGCAGGAGTACCGGCGCGCGTTCCCCGGAGAGATCGGGGATCTGCACTTCCCGGCCAGCGTCTTCGACTCGTACACAGGTTCGCTGCTGAGGAATGTCGACACCACCGGGATCGCCGAATCCGGGCTGAAGGTGGTCGTGGATGCCTCGAACGGCAGCGCCGGGCTCGTGCTGCCCAGCCTGTTGGGCAAGCTCGGGGTCGACTCGCTGACCATCAATCCCGGTCTCGACGAGTCCAGGCCGACGGAGACGGCGGACACGCGGCGGGCCGGTCTGGTGCGGCTCGGTGAGATCGTCGCGTCCGCGCGGGCCGCGTTCGGCGTGCGCTTCGACCCGGTGGGGGAGCGGCTCTCGCTCGTCGACGAGAAGGGGCGGATCGTCGAGGACGACCGGGCCCTGCTCGTGATGCTCGACCTGGTGGCCGCGGAGCGGCGCAGTGGGCGGGTGGCACTGCCGGTGACCACCACGCGGATCGCCGAGCAGGTGGCGGCGTACCACGGGACGCAGGTGGAATGGACGACCACGTCTCCGGACGATCTGACGCGGGTCGGGCGCGACGAGTCGACGATCTTCGGTGGTGATGGCCGTGGTGGGTTCATCATTCCCGAGTTCAGCGGCGTGTTCGACGGCGCGGCCGCCTTCGTACGACTTATCGGGCTGGTGGCGCGGACGCAGCTCACCCTCAGCCAGATCGACGCGCGGATTCCGCGGGCGCACGTCCTCAAGCGCGATCTCGCGACTCCTTGGGCCGTCAAGGGACTTGTGATGCGCCGGGTCGTGGAAGAGGCCGGAGACCGGTTCGTGGACACGACGGATGGCGTACGGGTCGTGGAGACGGACGGGCGCTGGGTGATGGTGCTTCCGGACCCCGCGGAAGCGGTCACGCATCTGTGGGCCGAAGGCCCGGACGACGCGTCCGCGGAGGCCTTGCTCGATGAGTGGGCGGCCGTCGTGGACAGCGCCGGTCGCTGA
- a CDS encoding DUF881 domain-containing protein, which translates to MSNEDETPQPSETPQPSGTPENRLRKELPEEVPAAARADSEERKHDADTGPTLTGRQRLVKGVWPPRVTRAQLIVAVLLFGLGFGLAVQVASNSDSGSALRGARQEDLVRILDELDNRTQRLEDEKQGLEDQRTELENSSNQAEEARKQTVEKEKQLGILAGTVAAQGPGITLTINDTKGTVKADMLLDAIQELRAAGAEAIQVNGVRVVASTYLTDSGSGVKVDGNKITQPYRFKVIGKPQDLEPALNIPGGVVQTLEKEQATVTVDRSTKIVVDALRPAKRPDYARSSSQ; encoded by the coding sequence ATGAGCAACGAGGACGAGACACCTCAGCCCTCCGAGACCCCTCAGCCCTCCGGGACCCCGGAGAACCGGCTGCGCAAGGAACTGCCCGAAGAGGTGCCCGCCGCAGCTCGCGCGGATTCCGAGGAAAGGAAGCACGATGCGGACACCGGACCGACGCTGACCGGCCGTCAGCGGCTGGTCAAGGGCGTGTGGCCGCCGCGTGTCACGCGCGCGCAACTCATCGTCGCCGTGCTGCTGTTCGGCCTCGGTTTCGGTCTGGCCGTCCAGGTCGCGTCCAACAGCGACAGCGGCAGCGCCCTGCGCGGCGCACGTCAAGAAGATCTCGTACGCATCCTCGATGAACTCGACAACCGTACGCAGCGTCTTGAAGACGAGAAGCAGGGTCTCGAAGATCAGCGCACCGAGCTGGAGAACAGCTCGAACCAGGCCGAGGAGGCTCGCAAGCAGACGGTCGAGAAGGAGAAGCAACTCGGCATTCTGGCGGGCACCGTGGCGGCGCAGGGACCCGGCATCACCCTGACGATCAACGACACGAAGGGGACGGTAAAGGCGGACATGCTGCTCGACGCGATCCAGGAGCTGCGCGCGGCCGGCGCGGAGGCGATCCAGGTGAACGGCGTACGCGTGGTCGCCAGTACCTATCTGACGGACTCCGGCAGCGGAGTGAAGGTGGACGGGAACAAGATCACCCAGCCCTATCGTTTCAAGGTCATCGGCAAGCCGCAGGACCTGGAACCGGCGCTCAACATCCCCGGAGGCGTGGTGCAGACACTGGAGAAGGAGCAGGCCACCGTCACGGTGGACCGCTCGACGAAGATCGTTGTGGACGCCTTGCGACCGGCGAAGCGGCCTGACTACGCTCGGTCGTCCTCCCAGTGA
- the ftsR gene encoding transcriptional regulator FtsR, which yields MLQTPSGGAGSGTAAADSGLMSIGVVLNALRDEFPEVTISKIRFLESEGLIEPQRTPSGYRKFSAHDVERLGHVLRMQRDHYLPLKVIREHLEALERGEPVRLPSVGRQRDSGEGEPLGDLFGEPEAPTAARVGRAELLAAAEIGEQELEEWESYGLIAALPDGVYDAEAVTVAALVVELGRFGIEPRHLRAMKAAAERDAGLVDQVVAPLRRHRNPQTRAHAEARTKELAGLTVKLHAALVQTALGVRLR from the coding sequence ATGCTTCAAACACCGAGCGGCGGTGCCGGCAGCGGTACCGCCGCCGCGGACAGTGGGCTGATGAGCATCGGCGTGGTGCTGAACGCGCTGCGTGACGAGTTCCCCGAAGTCACCATCTCCAAGATCAGGTTCCTGGAGTCGGAGGGGCTCATCGAGCCGCAGCGGACCCCTTCGGGGTATCGCAAGTTCAGCGCGCACGACGTCGAGCGCCTCGGCCACGTTCTGAGGATGCAGCGGGACCACTATCTGCCGCTGAAGGTGATCCGCGAGCATCTGGAGGCCCTGGAGCGCGGTGAGCCGGTGCGGCTGCCGTCCGTGGGGCGTCAGCGCGACTCCGGCGAGGGGGAACCGCTCGGGGACCTCTTCGGGGAGCCGGAGGCGCCCACAGCGGCCCGGGTGGGCCGTGCCGAGCTGCTGGCGGCCGCCGAGATCGGTGAGCAGGAGCTCGAGGAGTGGGAGTCGTACGGGCTGATCGCGGCCCTGCCCGACGGTGTGTACGACGCCGAGGCCGTGACCGTCGCCGCGCTCGTGGTCGAGCTGGGGCGGTTCGGGATCGAGCCGCGGCATCTGCGTGCGATGAAGGCCGCGGCCGAGCGTGACGCGGGCCTTGTGGACCAGGTGGTGGCCCCGCTGCGGCGTCACCGCAACCCGCAGACCAGGGCGCACGCGGAGGCCCGTACGAAGGAGCTGGCGGGGCTCACGGTGAAGCTGCACGCGGCACTGGTGCAGACCGCGCTGGGCGTGCGACTGCGCTGA
- a CDS encoding PRC-barrel domain-containing protein has protein sequence MQTDIDPRNLIGRKAFDRNGTKIGTIDEVYLDDATGVPEWAAIRTGLFSRDAFVPLEPSELVEGALRIPFDRALIKDAPDFGVGRHLSPEQELQLYHHYGLDVAAPPPPPDRDFGHLAGTDEG, from the coding sequence GTGCAGACCGACATCGATCCGCGCAACCTGATCGGCCGCAAGGCGTTCGACCGCAATGGCACCAAGATCGGCACGATCGACGAGGTCTACCTCGACGACGCGACCGGGGTCCCGGAGTGGGCGGCCATACGCACAGGCCTGTTCAGCAGGGACGCCTTCGTGCCCCTGGAGCCCAGTGAACTCGTCGAGGGTGCCCTGCGCATCCCCTTCGACCGAGCCCTGATCAAGGACGCCCCCGACTTCGGCGTCGGCCGCCACCTCTCCCCCGAACAGGAACTCCAGCTCTACCACCACTACGGCCTGGACGTGGCAGCCCCGCCTCCGCCCCCGGACCGGGATTTCGGCCACTTGGCAGGAACGGACGAGGGGTGA
- a CDS encoding FHA domain-containing protein, producing the protein MGGAWWKLSGGYGRCEDVRVDRCVQSGFVLPHGRVCFGQGESPVKLFAKLFGKSAREGSADNATARHRAPRHGDAEGQGGDRPLFRDQVGDIPGGQGAPSVDPAQSGRIGFGEPSTSSTGGGFASDPYASHAPGGQPRQEDPSMSALVCTRCGNRNAENSRFCSNCGAPLRGGAERPSETTSTISISGLEAYDAEVTGQTLSPMLSPEAQAAVDALPLGSALLVVRRGPNSGSRFLLDGELTTAGRHPQSDIFLDDVTVSRRHVEFRRVADGSFTVADVGSLNGTYVNRERIDQVALSNGDEVQIGKYRLVFYASQRGI; encoded by the coding sequence ATGGGTGGTGCGTGGTGGAAACTGTCTGGTGGTTACGGACGTTGTGAGGATGTCCGGGTCGACCGGTGTGTTCAATCAGGGTTCGTCCTGCCCCACGGGCGGGTCTGTTTCGGTCAAGGGGAATCGCCCGTGAAGTTGTTTGCGAAGTTGTTCGGCAAGAGCGCGCGAGAGGGCAGCGCCGACAATGCGACTGCCCGTCACCGTGCACCACGCCATGGAGACGCGGAGGGCCAGGGCGGCGACCGCCCGCTGTTCCGGGACCAGGTCGGTGACATTCCCGGTGGTCAGGGCGCGCCGTCTGTTGACCCTGCCCAGTCCGGCCGCATAGGTTTCGGGGAACCGTCAACCTCAAGTACGGGTGGAGGGTTCGCCTCCGATCCGTACGCGTCCCATGCCCCTGGGGGGCAGCCGCGGCAGGAGGATCCGTCCATGTCGGCCCTGGTGTGTACGAGGTGCGGTAACCGCAACGCGGAGAACAGCCGCTTCTGTTCCAACTGCGGTGCGCCGCTGCGAGGCGGGGCGGAGCGTCCGTCCGAGACGACGTCCACGATCTCCATTTCGGGCCTTGAGGCCTATGACGCCGAGGTGACGGGCCAGACGCTGTCGCCGATGCTCTCCCCGGAGGCGCAGGCGGCCGTCGACGCGCTGCCGCTCGGCTCGGCGCTCCTGGTGGTGCGCCGTGGCCCGAACTCGGGCAGCCGCTTCCTGCTGGACGGCGAGCTGACCACGGCGGGGCGTCATCCGCAGAGCGACATCTTCCTGGACGACGTGACCGTGTCGCGCCGCCATGTGGAGTTCCGTCGTGTCGCGGACGGCTCGTTCACGGTCGCCGACGTCGGCAGCCTGAACGGCACGTACGTCAACCGTGAGCGGATCGACCAGGTCGCTCTGTCGAACGGTGACGAGGTGCAGATCGGCAAGTACCGGCTGGTCTTCTACGCGAGCCAGCGGGGCATCTGA
- a CDS encoding CDP-alcohol phosphatidyltransferase family protein has product MEVQETRVQTDRVLTIPNILSMARLAGVPIFLWLILRPEFGGPKSDGWALLVLMLSGISDYLDGKLARRWNQISSLGRLLDPAADRLYILSTLVGLTWREILPLWLTAALLARELVLLVVVAVLRRHGYPPLQVNFLGKAATFNLMYAFPLLLLSDASGWIATPAAIFGWAFAGWGTTLYWWAGILYVVQVRRLLRADAMAD; this is encoded by the coding sequence GTGGAGGTCCAGGAGACCCGCGTCCAGACGGACCGGGTCCTCACCATCCCGAACATCCTCAGCATGGCGCGCCTTGCTGGCGTGCCCATCTTCCTGTGGCTGATCCTCAGGCCGGAGTTCGGCGGTCCCAAGAGCGACGGTTGGGCGCTGCTCGTACTGATGCTGAGTGGTATCAGCGACTATCTGGACGGGAAGCTCGCGCGGCGCTGGAACCAGATCAGCAGCCTCGGCCGGCTTCTCGATCCCGCAGCCGACCGGCTCTACATTCTGTCCACCCTCGTGGGCCTCACCTGGCGCGAGATTCTTCCGCTGTGGTTGACGGCTGCACTTCTGGCGCGTGAGCTGGTTCTGCTGGTGGTCGTGGCTGTCCTCCGGCGTCACGGCTATCCGCCCCTCCAGGTGAACTTCCTGGGGAAGGCGGCCACCTTCAACCTGATGTATGCCTTCCCGTTGCTGCTGCTCAGTGACGCAAGCGGATGGATCGCGACACCCGCTGCTATTTTCGGATGGGCGTTCGCCGGATGGGGTACAACGCTCTACTGGTGGGCAGGAATCCTCTACGTGGTTCAGGTCCGCCGTCTTCTCAGGGCGGACGCCATGGCCGATTGA
- a CDS encoding DUF881 domain-containing protein, translating into MSLLTNVMDHSLDDGYAEAAARKKAEGAGGMPKTVRAKLGLAAGLVLAALVVTVGAANARIAAPVVAKERQELIDRIERETTAADKLESNVDTLRADVSARQRAALKKDGGGEQADLVSILSGATAVHGPGVKLVVNDSKEASTGGDGSNPRETSGFSDTGRVRDRDMQRVVNGLWESGAEAIAVNGQRLTALSAIRAAGDAILVDNKPLVPPYTVLAVGDGQRLSTRFQNSADGLYLHALQENYGIRTSISAEDDVRLSAAPSVIVRTAQPSTEKGTS; encoded by the coding sequence ATGTCGCTGCTCACCAACGTCATGGACCACAGCCTCGACGACGGATACGCCGAGGCGGCCGCCCGTAAGAAGGCCGAGGGCGCCGGTGGCATGCCGAAGACGGTGCGGGCGAAGCTCGGTCTCGCTGCAGGTCTCGTACTCGCGGCCCTCGTGGTGACCGTGGGAGCGGCGAACGCGCGGATAGCGGCGCCTGTAGTCGCGAAGGAGCGCCAGGAGCTCATCGACCGCATCGAGCGCGAGACCACGGCCGCCGACAAGCTCGAAAGCAATGTGGACACCCTGCGTGCCGATGTGAGCGCGCGGCAGCGTGCGGCGCTCAAGAAGGACGGGGGCGGCGAGCAGGCCGACCTGGTGAGCATCCTGTCGGGCGCCACCGCTGTGCACGGCCCCGGGGTGAAGCTCGTTGTGAACGACTCCAAGGAAGCCAGCACGGGCGGTGACGGCAGCAATCCGCGGGAGACCTCCGGGTTCTCCGACACCGGACGAGTCCGCGACCGTGACATGCAGCGCGTCGTCAACGGGCTCTGGGAGTCGGGCGCCGAGGCCATCGCGGTCAACGGACAGCGGCTGACAGCCCTGTCGGCGATCCGGGCCGCGGGTGACGCGATACTGGTCGACAACAAGCCGCTGGTGCCGCCGTACACGGTGCTCGCGGTGGGGGACGGCCAGCGGCTCAGCACCAGGTTCCAGAACAGTGCCGACGGGCTCTATCTGCACGCCCTGCAAGAGAACTACGGCATCCGGACCAGCATTTCCGCCGAGGACGACGTCCGGTTGTCGGCCGCACCGAGTGTGATCGTACGTACAGCACAGCCGAGCACAGAGAAGGGCACATCGTGA
- a CDS encoding DNA polymerase IV, whose translation MRTAPTILHLDMDAFFASAEQASKPSLRGKAVVVGGLGPRGVVATASYEARVFGVHSAMPMAQARRLAPNAAYLVPRFGLYRGVSEQVMGLLRALSPLVEPLSLDEAFVDLEAGETAWDEGSARLAGEKLRADIRAVTGLTGSVGLAASKMLAKIASEQAKPDGLVLIEPGTERALLGPMSVRTLPGVGPATGDHLRRAGITTVEELAEAGEDELVRLLGKAHGHGLHAMALAHDERPVVAERETKSVSVEDTYDVDIHDRVRVGLEVQRLADRCVRRLRGAGLSGRTIVLKVRRYDFSTLTRSETLRGPTDDPAVVREAAARLLEGVDTTGGVRLLGVGVSGLADYTQEDLFAQARAQAEAAAGVSADQEEVEEASEVAGAEHVPPAERRWPAGHDVRHAEFGHGWVQGSGLGRVTVRFETPYSEPGRVRTFRTDDSALELADPLPLVVGAVCDSRGG comes from the coding sequence GTGAGAACCGCGCCCACGATCCTGCATCTCGACATGGATGCCTTCTTCGCCTCGGCGGAGCAGGCATCCAAGCCGAGCCTGCGCGGGAAAGCCGTCGTGGTGGGCGGGCTCGGACCACGCGGAGTCGTCGCCACCGCCTCGTACGAGGCACGCGTCTTCGGAGTGCACTCGGCGATGCCCATGGCCCAGGCCCGCCGGCTCGCGCCGAACGCCGCGTATCTCGTGCCGCGCTTCGGGCTGTACCGGGGGGTCAGCGAGCAGGTGATGGGGCTGCTGCGGGCCCTGTCGCCCCTGGTGGAGCCGTTGAGCCTGGACGAGGCCTTCGTGGACCTGGAGGCGGGTGAGACGGCCTGGGACGAGGGCTCGGCACGGCTGGCCGGGGAGAAGCTGCGCGCGGACATCCGGGCCGTCACGGGGCTCACCGGGTCGGTGGGGCTCGCCGCCTCCAAGATGCTCGCGAAGATCGCCTCGGAGCAGGCCAAGCCCGACGGGCTGGTGCTGATAGAGCCGGGGACCGAGCGCGCGCTGCTGGGACCGATGTCGGTGCGGACGCTGCCGGGCGTGGGGCCCGCGACCGGGGACCATCTGCGGCGGGCCGGGATAACCACCGTGGAGGAGCTCGCCGAGGCGGGCGAGGACGAGCTCGTACGGCTGCTGGGGAAAGCGCACGGGCATGGGCTTCACGCCATGGCGCTGGCGCATGACGAGCGGCCCGTGGTGGCCGAGCGGGAGACCAAGTCGGTGTCGGTCGAGGACACGTACGACGTGGACATCCATGACCGGGTGCGGGTCGGCCTGGAGGTGCAGCGGCTCGCGGACCGGTGTGTGCGGCGGCTGCGGGGGGCCGGGCTGTCCGGGCGGACCATCGTCTTGAAGGTTCGGCGGTACGACTTCTCGACGCTGACCCGGTCCGAGACACTGCGGGGGCCCACGGACGATCCGGCGGTGGTGCGGGAGGCTGCCGCGCGGCTGTTGGAGGGGGTGGACACGACCGGGGGTGTGCGGTTGCTGGGGGTAGGTGTGTCGGGGCTGGCCGATTACACGCAGGAGGATCTGTTCGCGCAGGCACGGGCGCAGGCCGAGGCCGCCGCGGGGGTATCGGCGGATCAGGAGGAGGTGGAGGAGGCGTCGGAGGTGGCCGGCGCCGAGCATGTGCCGCCTGCCGAGCGACGGTGGCCCGCGGGCCATGACGTGCGGCACGCCGAGTTCGGGCATGGGTGGGTGCAGGGGAGTGGGCTGGGCAGGGTGACTGTGCGGTTCGAGACGCCTTACTCCGAGCCGGGGCGTGTGCGGACGTTCCGTACGGATGACTCGGCGTTGGAGTTGGCGGATCCGTTGCCGTTGGTGGTGGGGGCCGTGTGCGATAGCCGTGGGGGGTGA
- a CDS encoding MerR family transcriptional regulator encodes MRSSGDGTAGGAPGRGLGESGPYPLHGSAADHVPRRPTAVPGEGGAVSEEIGYRGPTACAAAGITYRQLDYWARTGLVEPSVRPAYGSGTQRLYSFRDVVVLKIVKRFLDTGVSLQNIRTTVQHLRERGFRDLERMTLMSDGATVYECTSPDDVHALLQGGQGIFGIAVGVVWRDVESALSQLHGERVDTGETLVGHNPTDELARRRNRAV; translated from the coding sequence GTGAGAAGCAGCGGCGACGGTACGGCTGGGGGTGCCCCCGGACGCGGTCTGGGGGAGAGCGGCCCGTACCCGCTTCACGGCAGCGCGGCCGATCACGTTCCGCGGCGGCCGACGGCAGTGCCGGGCGAGGGAGGGGCGGTTTCCGAGGAGATCGGTTACCGCGGTCCCACGGCGTGCGCGGCCGCGGGCATCACCTACCGGCAGCTGGACTACTGGGCGAGGACCGGTCTGGTCGAGCCGAGCGTGCGGCCCGCCTACGGCTCGGGGACGCAGCGTCTCTACAGCTTCCGGGACGTCGTCGTCCTGAAGATCGTCAAGCGGTTCCTCGACACCGGGGTCTCGCTGCAGAACATCCGCACCACCGTCCAGCACCTCAGGGAGCGCGGCTTCCGGGACCTGGAGCGGATGACGCTGATGAGCGACGGTGCGACGGTCTACGAATGCACGTCCCCCGACGACGTCCACGCCCTGCTCCAGGGCGGCCAGGGGATCTTCGGGATCGCCGTCGGCGTGGTCTGGCGGGACGTGGAGAGTGCCCTCTCACAGCTGCACGGGGAGCGCGTGGACACGGGCGAGACGCTCGTCGGACACAACCCCACGGACGAGCTGGCCCGGCGGCGCAACCGGGCCGTCTGA